A genomic region of Serratia fonticola contains the following coding sequences:
- the ibpA gene encoding small heat shock chaperone IbpA has product MRNFDLSPLYRSAIGFDRLFNALEAGQSQGNGGYPPYNVELVDENHYRIAIAVAGFAEQELDITTHDNLLIVRGAHNNEPAEKTYLYQGIAERNFERKFQLAEHIQIKGAKLENGLLYIDLERIVPETLKPRRIEIK; this is encoded by the coding sequence ATGCGCAATTTTGATCTTTCTCCGCTATACCGTTCTGCGATTGGCTTTGATCGTCTGTTTAACGCACTTGAAGCTGGGCAAAGCCAGGGGAACGGTGGTTATCCTCCTTATAATGTTGAGCTGGTGGACGAAAATCATTATCGCATTGCCATCGCGGTTGCTGGCTTTGCCGAGCAGGAGTTGGATATCACTACACACGATAATCTGTTGATTGTACGTGGGGCCCACAATAATGAGCCTGCCGAGAAAACCTATTTATACCAAGGCATTGCCGAGCGCAATTTTGAGCGCAAATTCCAACTGGCCGAACACATTCAAATTAAAGGTGCCAAACTGGAAAACGGTTTGCTGTATATCGATCTGGAACGCATCGTGCCGGAAACATTAAAGCCGCGTCGGATCGAAATTAAGTAA
- a CDS encoding alpha-amylase, with amino-acid sequence MKRLTLPLLMLLSPAALANWTLQSFPAFSESTSGLFTSQATLTKGQLPLRLYQNTQCWQPVGAVKLNQTLSLQPCSDDTPATWRLFRDGDYQVRIDTRSGTPTLQLSLQAEPEKTVAAVAKTCQRWDGQPITVTVKGTFAEGETVRDFYSGQTATVIQGQIQLQPAANSGGLLLLESATTPPQAAFNWHNATVYFVLTDRFENGNPANDHSYGRRSDGMQEIGTFHGGDLAGLTQKLDYLQQLGVNALWISSPLEQIHGWVGGGTKGDFPHYAYHGYYHQDWTKLDANMGNEQELRNLVEQAHQRGIRILFDVVVNHVGYATLADMQQFQFGSLYLKGNEIEKTLGKNWGDWQPGAGQNWHSFNDYINFSDKAGWSAWWGKNWIRTDIGDYDSPGFDDLTMSLAFLPDIKTEAPGASGLPLFYHHKPDTAAREIPGATTRDYLTHWLSQWVRDYGIDGFRVDTAKHVDKPTLALLKQRAAKALAEWKAANPQQALDNSPFWMTGEAWGHGVMESDYYQNGFDAMINFDFQDQAAQALGCFSNIDATYQQMADKLQGFNVLSYISSHDTRLFFASDAKGSLPLQQRAADLLLLAPGAVQIYYGDESGRPLGPTGSDPLQGTRSDMNWGELQGAKAPLLAHWQVLGQFRARHSAIGAGTQQSQQTSHYYAFSRQHEGDRVMVVWAGTRSQ; translated from the coding sequence ATGAAACGTCTGACCCTTCCCCTACTGATGTTGCTTTCACCCGCTGCGCTGGCGAACTGGACACTGCAAAGCTTCCCGGCCTTCAGCGAATCCACCAGCGGTCTGTTTACCAGCCAGGCTACCCTGACAAAAGGCCAACTGCCGCTGCGGTTGTATCAGAACACGCAGTGCTGGCAGCCGGTCGGCGCGGTAAAGCTGAACCAAACCCTGTCGTTACAGCCCTGTAGTGATGATACTCCCGCTACCTGGCGGCTTTTCCGAGACGGTGACTATCAGGTACGTATCGATACCCGCAGCGGCACCCCAACCTTACAGCTCAGCCTGCAAGCCGAGCCAGAAAAAACCGTGGCCGCCGTCGCAAAAACCTGCCAACGCTGGGACGGTCAACCGATCACAGTAACGGTGAAAGGCACGTTTGCCGAAGGCGAAACGGTACGTGATTTTTACTCTGGCCAGACCGCCACGGTCATTCAGGGCCAAATCCAGCTGCAACCCGCCGCCAACAGCGGTGGGCTGTTATTGTTGGAGTCTGCCACCACACCACCACAGGCTGCCTTCAACTGGCATAATGCGACGGTGTATTTCGTGCTGACCGACCGTTTTGAAAACGGTAATCCCGCCAACGATCATAGCTATGGCCGTCGCAGCGACGGCATGCAGGAGATCGGCACCTTCCACGGAGGCGATCTGGCCGGATTGACACAAAAGCTGGATTATCTGCAACAGTTGGGGGTCAATGCGCTGTGGATCAGTTCCCCTCTGGAACAAATCCACGGTTGGGTCGGCGGCGGCACCAAAGGTGATTTCCCACATTATGCCTACCACGGTTACTACCATCAGGACTGGACCAAGCTTGATGCCAATATGGGCAACGAGCAGGAACTGCGTAATCTGGTGGAACAGGCGCACCAGCGTGGGATCCGTATTCTGTTTGACGTCGTGGTCAATCACGTCGGCTATGCCACACTGGCGGATATGCAGCAGTTTCAGTTCGGTTCGCTGTACCTGAAGGGCAACGAAATAGAAAAAACCCTGGGTAAAAACTGGGGAGATTGGCAGCCCGGAGCAGGCCAGAACTGGCATAGCTTCAATGATTATATCAACTTCAGTGATAAAGCGGGCTGGAGCGCGTGGTGGGGGAAAAACTGGATCCGCACCGACATCGGCGATTATGACTCGCCAGGTTTTGACGATCTGACCATGTCGCTCGCCTTCTTGCCAGACATAAAAACCGAAGCGCCCGGCGCCAGCGGTCTGCCGCTGTTCTACCACCATAAGCCCGATACCGCCGCGCGTGAAATCCCTGGAGCCACGACCCGTGACTATCTCACCCATTGGCTCAGCCAGTGGGTGCGCGACTATGGCATCGATGGTTTCCGTGTCGATACTGCCAAACATGTTGATAAACCCACATTGGCTCTGCTAAAGCAACGTGCAGCCAAGGCGTTGGCGGAATGGAAAGCGGCCAATCCCCAACAGGCCCTGGATAACTCACCGTTTTGGATGACGGGCGAAGCCTGGGGCCATGGCGTAATGGAAAGCGATTATTACCAGAACGGCTTCGATGCGATGATTAACTTCGATTTTCAGGATCAGGCCGCGCAGGCTCTGGGATGTTTCTCGAATATCGATGCAACTTATCAGCAAATGGCCGACAAACTGCAAGGCTTCAACGTACTGAGCTATATTTCCTCGCACGATACGCGCCTGTTCTTTGCCAGCGATGCCAAGGGTTCGCTGCCGTTGCAGCAACGTGCGGCAGACCTGCTGTTATTGGCGCCGGGTGCGGTGCAAATATACTACGGCGATGAAAGTGGCCGTCCACTTGGCCCAACCGGCTCCGATCCTCTGCAGGGAACGCGCTCTGATATGAACTGGGGTGAACTGCAAGGGGCCAAGGCACCGTTGCTGGCGCATTGGCAGGTGTTAGGCCAGTTCCGCGCCCGTCACTCAGCCATCGGTGCCGGTACGCAGCAATCACAGCAGACCTCACATTACTATGCTTTCAGCCGCCAGCATGAAGGCGACAGGGTGATGGTGGTGTGGGCTGGCACCCGGTCACAATAA
- a CDS encoding putative transporter codes for MSDIALTVSMLALVAILGLWIGNWKVYGVGLGIGGVLFGGIIVGHFAQTYQVSLNGDMLHFIQEFGLILFVYTIGIQVGPGFFSSLRVSGLKLNGFAILLVLIGGLVAAIVHKLFAVPLPIILGVFSGAVTNTPALGAGQQILTDLGSDPALVNRMGMGYAMAYPFGICGILLVMWLIRLFFRINIEQEAQAFENSLGNNRELLQTMNVAVRNPNLQGMAIRSVPLLNSDDIICSRLKRGDLLMVPAPHEKLELGDFLHLVGKREKLENARLVIGEEVDVSLSTRGTALQVVRAVVTNEKVLGKKIRDLNLKQKYDVVISRLNRSGVELVAGSNVTLQFGDILNLVGRPESIEAVAAIVGNAKQKLQQVQMLPVFIGIGLGVLLGSIPLFIPGFPAALRLGLAGGPLVVALILGRIGSIGKLYWFMPPSANLALRELGIVLFLAVVGLKSGGNFIDTLIHGEGLAWIGYGVLITAIPLITVGILARVVGKMNYLTLSGMLAGSMTDPPALAFANGLHPSSGAAALSYATVYPLAMFLRIMSPQLLAVLFWAM; via the coding sequence ATGAGTGATATCGCCCTGACCGTCAGCATGTTGGCGTTGGTGGCTATTCTCGGGTTATGGATCGGCAACTGGAAAGTGTATGGCGTGGGTTTAGGGATAGGCGGCGTCTTGTTCGGCGGCATCATCGTCGGGCACTTTGCACAGACTTACCAAGTCAGTCTCAACGGCGACATGCTGCACTTTATTCAGGAGTTTGGTCTGATCCTGTTTGTTTACACCATCGGTATTCAGGTTGGTCCTGGTTTCTTCTCGTCCCTGCGTGTTTCCGGCCTTAAGCTCAATGGCTTTGCCATTTTGCTGGTGCTGATTGGCGGCCTGGTAGCAGCAATTGTTCACAAGCTGTTTGCCGTACCGTTGCCGATTATTCTCGGCGTGTTCTCCGGTGCGGTCACCAATACGCCGGCGCTTGGTGCCGGGCAACAGATACTCACCGATCTGGGCTCCGATCCTGCGTTGGTCAACCGCATGGGGATGGGCTATGCCATGGCCTATCCGTTCGGTATCTGCGGCATCCTGTTGGTGATGTGGCTGATCCGGCTGTTCTTCCGCATTAACATCGAGCAGGAAGCACAAGCCTTTGAAAACAGCCTGGGTAACAATCGTGAGCTGCTGCAAACCATGAACGTAGCGGTACGTAACCCTAACCTGCAGGGCATGGCAATCAGAAGCGTACCATTGCTCAACAGCGATGACATCATCTGTTCGCGCCTGAAACGCGGTGATTTACTGATGGTGCCTGCCCCGCACGAAAAGCTGGAGCTGGGAGACTTTCTGCATCTGGTCGGCAAACGTGAAAAACTGGAAAATGCCCGCTTGGTGATCGGTGAAGAAGTGGACGTTTCGCTCTCCACGCGTGGGACAGCACTGCAGGTGGTGCGTGCGGTGGTGACCAACGAAAAGGTGCTGGGCAAAAAAATCCGCGATCTGAATCTGAAGCAGAAATACGATGTGGTGATTTCGCGCCTCAATCGTTCCGGGGTGGAACTGGTGGCCGGTAGCAATGTTACGCTGCAGTTCGGGGATATCCTCAATCTGGTGGGGCGGCCGGAATCCATTGAGGCGGTGGCGGCTATCGTCGGCAACGCCAAACAGAAGTTGCAACAGGTGCAGATGCTACCGGTGTTTATCGGTATCGGCCTTGGGGTGTTGCTGGGCTCCATCCCACTGTTTATTCCTGGTTTCCCGGCGGCGTTGCGGCTGGGGTTGGCCGGTGGTCCGCTGGTGGTGGCGTTGATCCTGGGGCGTATCGGCAGCATCGGTAAGCTTTACTGGTTTATGCCGCCGAGTGCCAACCTGGCATTGCGTGAGTTGGGCATCGTGCTGTTCCTGGCGGTGGTGGGTTTGAAGTCCGGGGGCAATTTTATCGATACCCTGATCCATGGTGAAGGGTTGGCATGGATTGGCTATGGTGTGCTGATTACCGCGATCCCGCTGATCACCGTGGGGATTCTGGCCAGAGTGGTGGGCAAGATGAACTATCTGACGCTCTCCGGTATGCTGGCCGGTTCGATGACCGATCCACCGGCGTTGGCCTTTGCCAACGGTCTGCATCCTTCCAGTGGTGCAGCCGCGCTGTCCTACGCTACGGTCTATCCGTTGGCGATGTTCCTGCGCATTATGTCACCGCAGTTGCTGGCCGTACTGTTCTGGGCGATGTAG
- a CDS encoding DUF3748 domain-containing protein, translated as MRYHEQQLTFDPRGHQLTNINVWTPCSQWLAYDVRPSGASFTGLTIERVNIATGQVEVVYRAQHGAHVGVVTVSPDAPARYVFIHGPEHPDSVWHYDFHHRRGVIVSEPDRELAITLDAMDITPPYTPGALRGGSHVHVFSPDGSRLSFTYNDHVMHERDPALDLRNVGIAVPLHGVNPPKQHPREYDGSHYCVLVSTTTPTPQPGSDQINRAYEEGWIGLQGYGKPDGRRQRWALAFIGDTLSVKGEKLPEVFVVDLPDNDADYAKAGSAPLQGTESTLPAPPRGILQRRLTHTSERRYPGVVTTPRHWLRSAPDGSAIAFLMKDDRGIVQLWTVSPNGGEPRQVSQVEQGIQSAFSWHPQGGQMALVCDNSVMLCDMRSGQMRRLTKRTPQPPLGDAVVFSPDGKQVAFMREIAGFSQIFVAAV; from the coding sequence ATGCGTTACCATGAACAACAACTGACTTTCGATCCACGCGGGCATCAGCTCACTAACATTAACGTCTGGACACCGTGCAGCCAATGGTTGGCGTATGACGTTCGCCCGAGCGGGGCTTCCTTTACCGGGTTGACCATTGAACGCGTCAATATTGCCACCGGGCAGGTAGAGGTCGTTTATCGGGCACAGCACGGTGCTCATGTTGGTGTGGTGACGGTCAGCCCTGACGCCCCTGCGCGCTACGTGTTCATCCATGGTCCTGAGCATCCAGACAGCGTTTGGCATTACGATTTTCACCATCGCCGTGGCGTGATTGTCAGTGAGCCCGATCGTGAATTGGCGATCACGCTCGATGCGATGGATATCACCCCGCCCTATACCCCTGGCGCTTTGCGTGGGGGGAGCCACGTCCACGTATTTAGTCCGGACGGCAGCCGCCTGAGCTTTACCTATAACGATCACGTGATGCATGAGCGCGATCCTGCGCTGGACTTGCGCAATGTCGGGATTGCTGTGCCATTACACGGCGTAAACCCGCCCAAACAGCATCCGCGTGAATACGATGGCAGCCACTATTGTGTGTTGGTCAGTACCACGACGCCAACGCCGCAGCCAGGCAGCGATCAGATCAACCGGGCTTATGAAGAAGGCTGGATTGGCCTGCAAGGCTATGGAAAACCCGATGGCCGCCGCCAGCGTTGGGCACTGGCGTTTATTGGCGATACGCTCTCCGTCAAAGGGGAAAAACTGCCTGAAGTGTTTGTGGTTGACCTGCCTGATAACGATGCCGATTATGCCAAAGCCGGTAGCGCTCCTTTACAGGGAACCGAAAGTACCTTGCCAGCCCCCCCGCGAGGCATCCTGCAGCGAAGGCTGACCCATACCAGCGAGCGTCGTTATCCGGGGGTAGTGACCACGCCGCGTCATTGGTTGCGTAGCGCGCCAGACGGCAGTGCGATCGCTTTTCTGATGAAGGACGATCGGGGCATCGTGCAATTGTGGACGGTTTCCCCTAATGGCGGTGAGCCACGTCAGGTGTCACAGGTGGAGCAGGGGATTCAGTCGGCGTTCAGCTGGCATCCGCAGGGCGGTCAGATGGCCTTGGTTTGCGATAACAGTGTGATGCTGTGTGATATGCGCAGTGGCCAGATGCGGCGCCTGACCAAACGCACACCACAGCCACCATTAGGTGACGCGGTTGTATTTTCACCCGATGGTAAACAGGTGGCGTTTATGCGTGAGATAGCCGGTTTCAGTCAGATTTTTGTGGCGGCGGTTTAG
- the ghrB gene encoding glyoxylate/hydroxypyruvate reductase GhrB, whose protein sequence is MKPSIVLYKTIPDDLRERLEQHFTVHAFDGLHPDNPAALDQALQQAEGILGSGGKIDEAFLQRAPKLRAASTISVGYDNFDVEALNAHNVLLMHTPTVLTETVADTLMSLVLTTARRVVEVAERVKAGEWQGSIGPDWYGVDVHHKTLGILGMGRIGLALAQRAHFGFSMPVLYNARRTHEEAEQRFNARRCDLDTLLAESDFICITLPLTEQTFHMIGREQLAKMKKSGILINAGRGPVVDEQALIEALQNGTIHAAGLDVFEKEPLPVNSPLLKLPNVVALPHIGSATHETRYGMAACAVDNLIAALTGTVKENCVNPQLLNP, encoded by the coding sequence ATGAAACCATCCATTGTGTTGTACAAAACGATCCCCGACGACCTGCGTGAACGGTTGGAGCAGCACTTCACCGTGCACGCCTTTGACGGCCTGCACCCGGATAACCCGGCAGCGCTGGATCAGGCGTTGCAGCAGGCCGAGGGGATCCTCGGTTCCGGCGGCAAGATTGATGAAGCCTTTCTGCAACGGGCGCCTAAACTGCGTGCGGCTTCAACCATCTCCGTCGGTTACGACAACTTTGACGTCGAGGCACTCAACGCCCACAACGTGCTGTTAATGCATACCCCAACCGTGCTGACCGAAACCGTGGCTGATACTCTGATGAGCCTGGTGCTGACCACCGCACGTCGGGTGGTCGAAGTGGCTGAACGGGTGAAAGCGGGTGAATGGCAAGGCAGCATCGGGCCGGATTGGTATGGGGTTGATGTGCACCATAAAACCCTCGGTATCCTCGGTATGGGCCGTATCGGTCTGGCGTTGGCACAGCGCGCGCACTTCGGCTTTAGCATGCCGGTGCTGTATAACGCACGTCGCACTCATGAAGAGGCAGAGCAACGCTTCAACGCCCGCCGCTGCGATCTCGATACGCTGCTGGCCGAATCTGATTTTATCTGTATTACACTACCGTTGACCGAGCAAACCTTCCATATGATTGGCCGCGAGCAGTTGGCGAAGATGAAAAAGAGCGGCATTCTGATCAACGCGGGCCGTGGCCCGGTCGTGGACGAGCAGGCGCTGATCGAAGCCTTGCAGAACGGAACAATTCACGCCGCGGGCCTGGATGTGTTTGAGAAAGAACCGCTACCGGTCAACTCTCCACTGCTGAAATTGCCCAACGTGGTCGCGCTACCGCATATCGGCTCAGCTACTCATGAAACCCGTTATGGCATGGCCGCATGTGCGGTGGATAATCTGATTGCCGCACTGACTGGCACGGTGAAGGAAAACTGCGTTAACCCGCAGTTGCTGAACCCGTAA
- a CDS encoding MFS transporter, whose translation MHTATVAAKRWWYIMPIVFITYSLAYLDRANFSFASAAGINDDLGITKGMSSLLGALFFLGYFFFQIPGAIYAERRSVKKLIFWCLILWGGCASLTGMVSNIPMLAAIRFILGVVEAAVMPAMLIYISNWFTKSERSRANTFLILGNPVTVLWMSVVSGYLIHAFGWREMFIIEGVPAILWAFCWWVLVKDKPSQVGWLSEQEKRALQQQLEEEQKGIKAVRNYGEAFRSRNVILLCMQYFAWSIGVYGFVLWLPSILRSGMQMGMVEAGWLSSVPYLAATIAMIVVSWASDKMQNRKLFVWPLLLIGALAFFGSYAVGPNHFWISYGLLVVAGAAMYAPYGPFFAIIPEMLPKNVAGGAMALINSMGALGSFFGSWFVGYLNGATGSPSASYMFMAIALLAAVGLTLIVKPACNEAQPQIA comes from the coding sequence ATGCATACAGCAACTGTTGCGGCAAAACGCTGGTGGTACATCATGCCCATCGTGTTTATCACCTACAGCCTGGCCTATCTGGATCGTGCCAACTTCAGCTTTGCCTCCGCCGCCGGTATCAACGACGATCTCGGCATCACCAAAGGAATGTCTTCTCTGTTGGGAGCCCTGTTTTTTCTGGGCTATTTCTTCTTTCAAATCCCAGGAGCCATTTACGCTGAGCGCCGCAGCGTAAAAAAACTGATTTTCTGGTGCCTGATCCTGTGGGGCGGCTGCGCCTCGCTGACCGGCATGGTAAGCAATATCCCGATGCTGGCAGCCATCCGTTTTATCCTTGGCGTGGTCGAGGCGGCGGTAATGCCCGCCATGCTGATTTATATCAGCAACTGGTTTACCAAGTCTGAGCGTTCCCGCGCCAATACCTTCCTGATCCTCGGCAACCCGGTGACAGTACTGTGGATGTCGGTGGTTTCCGGTTATCTGATCCACGCCTTTGGCTGGCGCGAAATGTTTATCATCGAAGGGGTTCCTGCAATACTCTGGGCGTTCTGCTGGTGGGTGCTGGTAAAAGATAAACCGTCACAGGTCGGTTGGCTGAGTGAACAAGAAAAACGTGCGCTGCAGCAACAGCTGGAAGAAGAACAGAAAGGCATCAAGGCGGTACGTAACTATGGCGAAGCCTTCCGCTCCCGCAACGTGATCCTGCTGTGTATGCAGTATTTTGCCTGGAGCATCGGTGTGTATGGTTTTGTGCTGTGGCTGCCTTCTATTTTGCGTAGCGGCATGCAGATGGGTATGGTGGAGGCAGGTTGGCTTTCGTCGGTGCCTTATCTGGCCGCCACGATTGCGATGATTGTCGTTTCCTGGGCATCGGATAAGATGCAGAATCGCAAACTGTTTGTCTGGCCGCTGCTGCTGATCGGTGCATTGGCGTTCTTTGGTTCTTATGCCGTTGGTCCGAATCACTTCTGGATCTCTTACGGCCTGCTGGTGGTTGCCGGTGCAGCAATGTATGCCCCCTATGGCCCCTTCTTCGCCATCATTCCGGAAATGCTGCCGAAAAACGTCGCTGGCGGCGCCATGGCATTGATCAACAGCATGGGCGCGCTAGGCTCATTCTTCGGTTCCTGGTTTGTCGGTTACCTGAACGGTGCCACCGGTAGCCCGTCGGCGTCCTATATGTTTATGGCGATTGCGTTGCTGGCCGCGGTAGGGCTGACGTTGATCGTCAAACCCGCATGCAATGAGGCCCAGCCACAAATTGCCTGA
- a CDS encoding valine--pyruvate transaminase: protein MTFSLFGDKFTRYAGITRLMDDLNEGLRTPGAIMLGGGNPAQIPEMESYFRQLCQEMLDQGKLTEALCNYDGPQGKDALLKALAKLLQEELGWQIEPQNIALTNGSQSAFFYLFNLFAGRYADGRRRRVLFPLAPEYIGYADSGLDEGLFVSAKPNIELLPDGQFKYHVDFEHLNIGEDIGMICVSRPTNPTGNVITDEELMKLDLLAQQRDIPLVIDNAYGVPFPGIIFSEATPLWNPNIILCMSLSKLGLPGSRCGIVIADEKVITALTNMNGIISLSPGSIGPALATQMIERGDLLRLSNEVIRPFYQQRVEQTIAIIRRYLSPERCLIHKPEGAIFLWLWFKDLPITTELLYQRLKKRGVLMVPGHYFFPGLEHEWPHTHQCMRMNYVPNPEDIERGVMILAEEIERAHQDAG, encoded by the coding sequence ATGACTTTTTCACTTTTCGGCGATAAATTTACCCGTTACGCGGGCATCACCCGCTTAATGGACGATCTGAACGAAGGCCTGCGAACGCCAGGGGCCATCATGCTCGGCGGCGGTAATCCAGCGCAAATCCCCGAGATGGAAAGCTACTTCAGGCAGCTTTGTCAGGAGATGCTCGATCAGGGCAAACTGACCGAGGCGTTATGCAACTATGATGGTCCACAGGGTAAAGATGCTCTGCTGAAAGCACTGGCTAAACTGCTACAAGAAGAACTTGGCTGGCAGATCGAACCACAGAATATTGCGCTGACAAACGGCAGCCAAAGCGCGTTTTTCTACTTGTTTAACCTGTTCGCTGGCCGCTATGCCGACGGCCGCCGCCGCCGCGTTCTGTTCCCGCTGGCGCCAGAGTACATCGGCTATGCCGATTCCGGGTTGGATGAAGGGCTGTTTGTCTCAGCCAAACCCAACATCGAACTGCTGCCAGACGGCCAGTTCAAGTATCACGTCGATTTTGAACATCTGAATATCGGCGAAGATATCGGCATGATCTGCGTCTCACGCCCGACCAACCCAACCGGTAACGTGATCACCGACGAAGAGCTGATGAAACTTGATCTGCTGGCGCAGCAGCGTGATATCCCGCTGGTAATCGATAACGCTTATGGCGTGCCGTTTCCCGGAATTATCTTCAGTGAAGCCACACCATTGTGGAATCCGAACATCATTCTGTGCATGAGCCTCTCCAAACTCGGCCTGCCGGGATCGCGCTGCGGCATCGTTATTGCCGACGAAAAAGTCATCACGGCGCTGACCAATATGAATGGCATTATCAGTCTGTCGCCAGGCAGCATCGGCCCTGCCTTGGCTACACAGATGATTGAACGCGGCGATCTGCTGCGCTTGTCTAACGAAGTGATTCGGCCGTTCTACCAACAACGTGTCGAGCAGACCATCGCTATTATCCGCCGTTATCTGTCACCCGAGCGCTGCCTGATCCACAAACCGGAAGGTGCCATCTTCCTCTGGCTGTGGTTCAAGGATTTACCGATCACCACCGAACTGCTGTACCAGCGCTTGAAGAAACGTGGGGTGCTGATGGTTCCAGGCCATTACTTCTTCCCAGGATTGGAGCATGAATGGCCGCACACGCATCAATGTATGCGCATGAACTATGTGCCGAATCCGGAAGATATTGAGCGAGGGGTGATGATCCTGGCAGAAGAGATTGAACGTGCCCATCAGGACGCCGGGTAA
- a CDS encoding threonine/serine dehydratase, protein MSNLFDEIVSAHQQLRPQVRVTPLERSVLLSQHLGCELYLKCDHLQHTGSFKFRGASNKLRLLSDPQRQQGVIAASTGNHGQAVALAGKLMGVHVTVYAPENAAAIKLETIRALGGEVIQVPGDALNAELAGEKAARAQHKVYISPYNDAEVVAGQGTCGMEIVEQQPDLDAVFVAVGGGGYIAGIGTVLKRLSSKTQIIACWPENATSMYSALEAGHIYPVEEQDTLSDGTAGGVEPGAITFPLCQQVIDRKVLVSENEIKQAMRLIAASDRWIIEGAAGVALAAACKLAPEFQGKKVAVVLCGKNIVLEKYLKAISQP, encoded by the coding sequence ATGAGCAACTTATTTGATGAGATCGTTTCTGCCCACCAACAGTTACGCCCACAGGTGCGTGTTACTCCGTTGGAGCGTAGCGTATTGCTTTCACAGCATTTGGGCTGCGAACTGTATTTAAAGTGCGACCATCTGCAGCATACTGGTTCATTTAAATTCCGCGGGGCAAGCAACAAACTGCGTTTGCTCAGTGACCCACAACGTCAGCAAGGGGTGATTGCCGCTTCTACCGGCAATCACGGCCAGGCAGTAGCGCTTGCCGGTAAGTTGATGGGCGTCCACGTCACCGTCTATGCCCCTGAAAACGCAGCGGCCATTAAGCTTGAGACCATTCGTGCGTTGGGAGGTGAGGTCATACAGGTGCCGGGTGATGCATTAAATGCAGAGCTGGCCGGGGAAAAAGCCGCCCGCGCACAGCATAAAGTCTATATCTCCCCCTATAACGACGCTGAAGTGGTGGCTGGGCAAGGCACCTGCGGCATGGAGATAGTTGAACAACAACCCGACCTGGACGCGGTGTTCGTTGCCGTCGGTGGCGGTGGCTATATTGCCGGTATCGGCACCGTACTGAAGCGATTATCGTCGAAAACGCAGATTATTGCCTGTTGGCCAGAGAATGCCACCAGCATGTACAGTGCGTTGGAAGCAGGACATATTTACCCGGTGGAAGAACAGGATACGTTGTCCGACGGGACTGCGGGGGGTGTTGAACCCGGCGCTATCACCTTCCCACTTTGCCAGCAGGTGATCGACCGTAAAGTGTTAGTCAGCGAAAATGAAATCAAGCAGGCAATGCGTCTGATCGCCGCCAGCGATCGGTGGATTATTGAAGGCGCGGCCGGGGTCGCCTTGGCTGCCGCCTGCAAGCTGGCACCCGAATTTCAGGGTAAAAAAGTGGCCGTGGTGCTATGCGGTAAAAATATTGTGCTGGAAAAATACCTGAAGGCCATTAGCCAGCCATAA
- a CDS encoding YceK/YidQ family lipoprotein translates to MKPVKILATRCLLLSALGATGCSSVMSHTGADQGYYPGTRANVNMMKNDDTSWAMMPLLAIDLPFSAVMDTVLLPYDYLRSDKDKTVDSPKARIQHDEEQNLAASGNPGQGMPTTPAQ, encoded by the coding sequence ATGAAACCAGTAAAAATACTCGCAACCCGTTGCCTGCTGTTGAGTGCGCTGGGTGCTACAGGTTGCTCCAGCGTGATGAGCCATACCGGCGCCGACCAGGGTTATTATCCCGGCACGCGCGCCAACGTAAACATGATGAAAAACGATGATACCAGTTGGGCAATGATGCCGCTGCTGGCGATCGATCTGCCCTTTTCTGCAGTGATGGATACCGTCTTGCTGCCTTATGATTACCTGCGCTCAGATAAAGACAAAACGGTGGATTCGCCTAAAGCACGCATTCAACATGATGAAGAACAAAACCTGGCCGCCAGTGGCAATCCAGGGCAGGGCATGCCAACCACGCCAGCACAATAA
- the ibpB gene encoding small heat shock chaperone IbpB, which yields MRNYDLSPLLRQWIGFDKLASSMGGQEPQGFPPYNIEKSDDNHYRISLALAGFKQSELDIEVEGPRLTVRGKPTPPEKQVEYLHQGLVCKEFTLTFTLAEHLQVSEAKFENGLLHIDLVRHVPEALQPQRISIGSMPELESK from the coding sequence ATGCGTAATTACGATTTATCCCCACTTCTGCGTCAATGGATCGGTTTTGATAAACTGGCCAGCTCAATGGGGGGCCAGGAGCCTCAAGGGTTCCCGCCTTACAATATTGAGAAAAGCGACGACAACCACTATCGCATTTCCCTGGCTCTGGCCGGGTTCAAACAAAGCGAACTGGATATTGAGGTGGAAGGCCCGCGTCTGACCGTGCGTGGCAAACCTACCCCGCCAGAAAAACAGGTGGAGTATCTGCATCAGGGATTGGTGTGCAAAGAGTTCACCCTGACATTTACCCTGGCAGAACACCTGCAGGTTTCTGAAGCCAAATTTGAAAACGGCCTGCTGCATATTGACCTGGTGCGTCATGTTCCCGAAGCCTTGCAGCCTCAGCGCATCAGTATCGGTAGTATGCCGGAGCTGGAATCAAAATAA